A DNA window from Fodinibius sp. Rm-B-1B1-1 contains the following coding sequences:
- a CDS encoding Lrp/AsnC family transcriptional regulator, translating into MAHGLDEIDIKILKHLQKDGRSQRNKLAEIVHLSVPSVSERMRKLEEKDLITGYTALLDSKKFNFDITAFVFVEVDGSDNYPIFIDNAVSEPEILECHSITGDGSHILKIRTENTASFEKLLSKIQSWDGVSKSRSNVVLSSFKETSELPIEKTVDPK; encoded by the coding sequence ATGGCCCACGGATTAGATGAAATTGATATTAAGATTCTAAAGCATCTGCAAAAAGATGGACGCTCTCAACGAAACAAATTAGCAGAGATCGTTCACTTATCAGTGCCCTCTGTATCAGAAAGAATGCGCAAGCTTGAAGAAAAAGACCTAATTACCGGGTACACGGCACTGCTCGATTCCAAGAAATTCAATTTTGATATTACCGCCTTTGTCTTTGTAGAAGTCGACGGTTCCGACAACTATCCCATTTTTATTGACAATGCGGTCTCGGAGCCCGAAATTCTTGAATGTCATTCCATAACAGGCGATGGCTCCCATATTCTAAAAATAAGAACCGAGAATACAGCCTCATTTGAAAAACTACTTTCCAAAATTCAGTCGTGGGATGGGGTAAGTAAAAGCCGATCAAACGTAGTATTAAGCAGCTTCAAAGAAACCTCAGAACTACCTATCGAAAAAACAGTAGATCCCAAATAA